Genomic DNA from Peribacillus simplex:
GCTTGTATGTATAAGGATCGAATGATTCGGGTATGGGGACAGTGATATCCCGGGCCATGTTCTTTCTTATTTGTTCCAAGGACAAACCTTCAATGCCGTTAATCAACCAATAGGCATCATCACCATGAACATAAATTGTATCATAATCCCCATGACTGCCAATATGATCCGCATGAACGTGTGTCGTCAGGACGATAATCGGAAGATCGGTAAGCTGGTCTGTAATCCGCTTAATCGAACAGATACCTAATCCTGTATCGATTAACGCAGCTCGGGTCTCCCCAAGTAATAAAAAGGAATGAACTTTCTCCCAATGACCATATTCACTGATTGCAAACGTTTCTGAGTCCAATTCCTGAACGGTGAACCATGGATCTACAATATTTTTCAAAAATGACTCCACTCCTTCCCATTCATACATTCCGCTTTAACCGGAAATATCCTGCTTGAAAGAGTAAAAGCAGTGGATTTTTGAAATCCACTGCTTTTGAAAGGGTAAGGCTTATCCGTTTACCACGGTGCCGCCGTTTACGTGGATGACTTGTCCGCTGACATAGGATGAATCATCACTTGCCAAATATACATAAGCTGGTGCTAATTCCTCTGGCTGCCCTGCGCGGCCCATTGGAGTATCCTGTCCGAATTTGGCGACATCCTCTTCTCCGAATGAGGCAGGAATCAGCGGTGTCCAGATCGGACCTGGGGCAACGCCGTTCACTCTGATGCCATCTTTTGAAATGGAGTTCGACAGGGCCCTTGTAAATGCCAGTATTGCACCTTTTGTTGAAGAGTAATCGATTAGTTTTGGGTTGCCTTGATAGGCTGTGATAGAGGTTGTATTAATGATGCTGCTACCTTTTTTTAGGTGCTTCAATGCAGCTTTAGTTAAGTGGAACATCGAGAAAATATTCGTGCGGAACGTTTTTTCCAATTGTTCAGCTGAAATGTCAAGGATACTTGTCTGCACATGCTGTTCACCGGCGTTGTTGA
This window encodes:
- a CDS encoding SDR family oxidoreductase; translation: MTTQNQNQNKQGFPPQHQQHQPGLETKMEPNPDSVKAAYKGSGKLKGKTAIITGGDSGIGKSVAIYYAKEGANVTVAYLDEHEDAKATKELIEKEGQKCLLISGDIGDEAFCQDVVKKTVEEFGGLDILVNNAGEQHVQTSILDISAEQLEKTFRTNIFSMFHLTKAALKHLKKGSSIINTTSITAYQGNPKLIDYSSTKGAILAFTRALSNSISKDGIRVNGVAPGPIWTPLIPASFGEEDVAKFGQDTPMGRAGQPEELAPAYVYLASDDSSYVSGQVIHVNGGTVVNG